A genomic segment from Scomber japonicus isolate fScoJap1 chromosome 11, fScoJap1.pri, whole genome shotgun sequence encodes:
- the tmem198a gene encoding transmembrane protein 198-B — protein sequence MCCLFGIIYCFFGYRCFKAVLFLTGLMFGSVVIFMLCYKERVMDTQLSVEASVGIGLGIGTLCGLVTMLVRSVGLFMVGLLLGLLVGVASLVVMEEFYHPKTVWVPLGILLGSGTLFAVLTLQWQRCFVTLSTATFGSAIITVTVDYFIELFALVHYIYERLKVAPKKPVCWFTWVIMGVWPVLALLGVLIQWKVTAEGFSHTEVVLSRQQRRVQLMRIRQREERLKKEKENKKKKKPPCPSSPPPAPPKVPPPPQTEPGYHRKVNPKRRFDGDVLSPSYIRSFRDRQTDRRAYSQSRMMSRSRMAELDYDCGSQVPLTAPTGPPVRI from the exons ATGTGCTGCCTCTTTGGGATCATCTACTGCTTCTTCG gcTACCGATGCTTCAAGGCTGTGTTGTTCCTCACAGGCCTCATGTTTGGCTCTGTGGTCATCTTCATGCTGTGCTACAAGGAGAGGGTGATGGACACTCAGCTAAGCGTAGAGGCATCGGTTGGCATCGGCCTGGGCATCGGGACCTTATGTGGCCTGGTGACCATGTTGGTTCGCAGTGTAGGACTGTTTATGGTGGGCCTGCTGTTGGGCCTGCTGGTTGGAGTGGCTTCACTGGTG GTCATGGAGGAGTTTTACCACCCCAAAACAGTGTGGGTCCCTCTGGGCATTCTTCTAGGTTCTGGGACCCTGTTTGCTGTCCTCACTCTTCAGTGGCAGCGCTGCTTTGTCACCCTCTCCACAGCCACCTTCGGCTCTGCcatcatcactgtcactgtggaTTACTTTATAGAGTTGTTTGCCTTGGTGCACTACATCTACGAGAGACTcaag GTGGCTCCAAAGAAGCCAGTCTGCTGGTTCACGTGGGTCATTATGGGAGTGTGGCCTGTCCTGGCTTTGCTTGGAGTGCTGATACAATGGAAAGTCACTGCAGAGGGATTTTCTCACACAGAGG TGGTGTTGAGTCGACAACAAAGGAGGGTCCAGCTCATGCGTATCCGGCAGCGGGAAGAGAGGCtgaaaaaggagaaggagaacaagaagaagaaaaaac CCCCATgcccatcatcaccaccaccagca CCACCTAaagtccctcctcctcctcagactGAACCTGGCTACCATCGCAAGGTCAACCCTAAGAGACGCTTTGATGGAGACGTGCTGTCGCCA AGCTACATCAGGAGTTtcagggacagacagacagacagacgagcataCTCCCAAAGTCGTATGATGAGCCGCTCCCGGATGGCAGAACTTGACTATGACTGTGGCTCTCAAGTGCCCCTCACGGCCCCCACCGGACCCCCAGTGCGCATCTGA